A window of Deinococcus radiotolerans genomic DNA:
TGGGCGGCGCCCTGCTGGACCACACCGAACCCGCCTCCCCGGCCGTCCTGAAGGTCGGGAACCACCACGCCGGGTACGGCAAGGCGCTGGTCGCCCGCCGCGAGGACTGGCCCGACCTACGTGATCTTGCCTGGACCGCGGACGACTACGTGACCCTGGAGCCCTTCGTGGATTACGTGCGTGACCTGCGCTGCCTCGCCGTGGGGGATGACGTGTGGGGCATGGCGCGGCGCAGCGGGTCCTGGAAGGCCAACCGGGACACGCAGGAGTACACCCTCACGGACCTCCCGGCCGAGCTGGTCGCGTACACCCGCGCCGCCATGGCCCACCTGGGCGCGGACCTCCTGGGCCTAGATTTTCTGGAGGACCGCGCGGGTCAGTTCTTCCTGCTGGAAACGAACGATGTGCCGGGCCTGAGCGGCTTTCCCCCGTCCATCCGGCCGCTGCTGGCCCGCCGGCTGATGGCGCAGATCAGGCGTTAGGCCGGGCCGACGTAACGGGCGCGGGGGCGGATGAACTGCCCCCCGGCGCGGGTTTCCAGCGCGTGGGCCAGCCAGCCCGCCGCGCGGGCCAGGGCGAACAGCGTCACGGCGTCCGCGGCGGGGCGGCCCAGCGTGAGAGTCAGCGAGGCCAGCGCCAGATCCACGTTGGGCGCCTCGGCGGTGTCCCCGCCGTGCGCGCGGATGACCGCGTGCGTGGCGTGCGTGACGGGATGTGCCGGGAACTGTGCTTCCAGGGCGTCCAGCAGGGCGCGGGCACGCGGGTCGCCGTGCGGGTAGAGGGCGTGTCCGAAGCCCGGGGTGTGCCCGGCGCGGCGGGTGGCGTCCCGCAGCGCGGCCCGGGCATCACCCGCCTGGGCGGCGCTCAGGAGTTCGTGGGCGTGCAGCGCGCTCAGGCCGTGCCGGGGGCCCTGGAGGGCACCCAGCGCGGCCAGGGTGCAGTGGGCGAGGCTGGCGCCGCCGCTGGCGGTGACACGGGCGGCGAAGGCGCTGACGTTCAGTTCATGGTCGGCCAGGAGGATCAGGGCGCGGCGCAGCA
This region includes:
- a CDS encoding ATP-grasp domain-containing protein, coding for MTARPTVVIVNGERDWADHFPEAEVRRCRLQTAQWQVSGNALYLLDEQGRTRVDGVLWRVGAIRPEPRHRVVLDLIRLTGTPCVNPAAALQRGFDRLSMRAEMQAIGLPLLPQEIVLGGALLDHTEPASPAVLKVGNHHAGYGKALVARREDWPDLRDLAWTADDYVTLEPFVDYVRDLRCLAVGDDVWGMARRSGSWKANRDTQEYTLTDLPAELVAYTRAAMAHLGADLLGLDFLEDRAGQFFLLETNDVPGLSGFPPSIRPLLARRLMAQIRR